In the genome of Phragmites australis chromosome 9, lpPhrAust1.1, whole genome shotgun sequence, the window GACACCAAACTACACATGAGCACatcctaccatcctcaaaccgatggtTAGACCGAAAGAGTCAATATTCAATGTTTAGAAACCTACTTGAGATGCTTTGTTCATGCTTGCCTTCACAAATGGTCTCAATGGTCGCCTCTTGCTGAATTCTAGTATAATACTTGCTACTATTCTACATTGGGTAAGACTCCTTTTCAAGTTTTGTATGGGCAGGAGCCAAGGCATATGGGCATTGACAGAGTTGAAGCATTTTCAATCCCAGATTTAAACCTTTGGCTCAAAGAACGTCATCTCATGGCCAAGCTCATCCAACATCACATGTCTCGAGCTCAGAATAGAATGAAAATGCAAGCTAACAAAAAGAGGATTGAGATCTTTTGCAGTGGGTGATTTTGTTTACCTCAAACTTCAACCATATGTTCAGTCCTCTGTGGCCAATAGATCCAATCATAAGTTATCGTTCATGTATTTTGACCCATATCAAGTGGAAGCCAAGGTGGGCGCTGTGGCTTATCGCCTCAATTTACCTGCTTCAAGCACTGTGCACCTAGTCTTCCATGTATCTCAGTTGAAAAGAGCAGTGGGTTCTTCTGTCAAGATATGTGACACTCTCCCAGCTGCTTCACATCAATATCAGGTACCTGAAGCCATTCTCAATCACCGTTCGCACAAATGTGGTTATTATCGTGTATTTTCATAGATTCTTATTCGTTGAATCGGTTAGTCGGACTCAATGGCTACTTGGGAGGATGAGCACCTACTTCGACGAGAGTTCCCAGCAACACCGGCTTGGGGTCAAGCCGACACTCAAGGAAGGGAGACTGTCAGAGGAGCACACACCTGCTTGCCAGACAGCAGCAGGATGACGTCAGAAGAAGCAAGCGACAACTCTGAAGAAGCTGGCGTGGCTGAAGAGAAGAGTATTCGTGGGTCAACGAGTGCTGAGAAGCCTAGAAAGACCCGGAAGCCCAACTGGAAGGTTACATGCCCAGAGTAGTGGCTCTACACATTTGGGCCCATGAGGCTTGTAAAGCCAGACGCGCAATAGTATAgatggcttcttcttcttggggAAAGGGGAGGCGAGAAGAGACAAAAAGTTGACGGCGAGCTTGGCTCGTGCGTGGTGGCTGGAACTTCGCCGGAATACATATAATGAAATATACAGTACATCGATTAGGTTTGTAACAGGGGAGGAGCAGCTTGGCTTGCCctgggggaggaagaagaggagatgCATGGGGCGGCCCATGGGCCTGCATTGCAGTTCTAGCCTTTGGAAGAAGAAGATCCTACCTGGTGCCTTGCCTCTTGCCTTAATCTACTCCCGTGTTGATTGATTCATactaaagcaaagaaaaaaaaaatgttccatTTTGGTTCCTTGCTTGCAGCCACCATTtcggaacaacaacaacaacaacaataaaaaggaagtTCCTTGCTTCTGCCTTGTAGTACTACCACATCCTAGCAGAGAAGAGCGAGAGCAGTCAGTCAGATTGGTGTTCTTGAaggaagcagagagagagagatgcctAACATGGGAGTAGGAGTTGATGTCGTCTGGCTGGGGTCGCGGTGGCCCAACAGCATCGGGGTGGCCATTGACATGAGCGGCCCCTTGCTGAACCGCGCAGTCCACGGCTTCCTCAAAGTCGGCGCCGTTGCCGCTTGCAAGGTGGCCGCCGAGGACGCATTCGAGTGGCTCAGCTCAGGTAGGGTAGATATAGCTGCCGCTCCCTCCAATTCGTcctccttctctttctctctcttgaaCGATATATCCATCGTCCTGCTCTGCATCTGCATCCATTTCCTTAATTTCTTTGTTCATCAATTCCTTTTCCTTTAATTTCTTGGTTCGATTCTTTGCAGGGGCTGATTCAAAGCACAAGCACGCGGTAAGTATATATGCATCTCCACAACGCacgcttgcttgcttgcttctcaACACCATGATCATACCATACTCGTAGTCGTTTGTATCGTACTTCGCTGAATATCGatctatatatatgcatgcagcTGAAGAGAATGTGCAATGAGGGTGCATATTGGGGTAACTACCGCTGTTTCAGACTCAATAAATGCATTGCATTGCCATCAATCCTTTCTTGATCGTCCATTCTTCTTTTGTACGTTCATGCTCTCACGTACTGACtgatcagatcagatcagatACTGTATGTTTCTTCGACAAATGAAATTGAATATGCAGGTGCTGTTGCTGGAGTTTATGAGGCCACGGCGCACGGAGTGGAACAGATCCGAGGTCGCAGTGACTGGGTAACGGATACTCCAATGTCTTTTGTTCGGCGTCCCTGGTGTTCTGTTAATCTTCAGTTTGCTGTTGTTTGGTACTCGATGGTGCAGAAGAATGCGCTGATCGGAGGCGCCTTAACCGGAGCTCTCATCTCTgctgccactgccactgccGGCAGCAGCAACGACAAGCAGAGAGGCAAGGTGATCAAGGATGCCATCGCCGGCGGAGCCGTTGCAACGGCTGTTGAGTTCATCAACCGCCGCAGTCGCGTCGATTTGGTCCCCATTACATCTGGCGATGCCAATGAAATTGCCACCACCTGGGAACGCCAAGACGCCACTGATGCGGGCCGAGGAACTCGGCAAGCGAGCAAGGATTCAGATCCAGTAGCCTTTGAATGGGACAGGCCGGCCCGGCCTGTTTTAGGAAAAGGTGTTCTTCCTTCTtcatcagaagaagaaaaaggaggagaaggaaaacGGGGGGAAGAAGATTCCTAGAGAAGAGTGCTCGGCCGCACAGCTTGTTGTATTGTATCCAATAAAATTATTGTATGCGGTAACACGTATACTGACAAAACCCTGGCATCAAAGCGgatttatcttcttcttcttgtttgattTCCAACTCACTTAGACCATCtcttttttagttttagttttagttttagttttagCTTGCTTGTCCGGCAGTAGCACGTCTACTAGCGGATTTAGCTTGCCTGCCTCGCTCACTCACACAACGCATGCTGCTCGCCTCACACTCACAGCCACAGTCACAAAGCTAGCCAGCTTGTTGTGCATGACATGGCAGTGTCacacagcacagcacagcacgcGGCCGTCTGTTAGAAAATTAGCCATCAGCGGAAGCAACGGATGGATCTACCGAGATGATGCGTACGATCACAGACGACACCAGAGgcacgatatttgttaacgaggttcagccgaagcctacatcctcggggcatgactatgggcgctcctccccaatTAGCAACACCAGTCGCTTCCCGGGGTTCCCGCAGACTCGCTGCCCCCTGCGAACCTGTCGCTATGTCGTCATGGTTACAAACAGCGaccctcctctcatatttatgaggaggccTGAAGACAGGAGTCATACTAGGATTCCACTagagtcctactaggattccaccATGTATCGCTAATACAACTCTAAGTCCTACACGTAACCAACTccgtacaattattcgacacatatccaacaaactccaccttggcgAATAATTTGCCATCTTGAAGCCGTCATGCGTGAACCTCCATGTACACCGGACTTTAGTTGTCACCTTTGCCGCTCAACGAGAGCTGCCCAATGAGTTTTACTCAGACTCACCGCCTTCCGGAGACTCTGCTATCCCTGCAACTTCAGACTCCATGACTCCACCTGCAACTGAGCACCTTTCTCTTCTATCAACACAGTCTCCTTGAGCGAAATCAGATTCCTCTTTGGCCTTGACACATGCCTGACTCCCCGAAGCACACAACTTCattatagatcttgattttgatagcACCTACTCTAACAGCATGGTAGCCCGCATCGTCACATAAGTAGATACAACCAGAATCACCAGACTTCATGAAGAAAACTGCTCCCTGATAGGTGTCACATGGAAAAAACCAACTGAATCCGACATCCACGCTCCCAATTGACTGCTTCTTGATACTAAGAACTTTACTGTTGCTTTCTGAGTCACACATAGAAATTGACACATTAGCATTACTCCATTACCTGACTGTTTAGGTTACGATTCTCTGACGTCTTACACCGTAGCCTCCTGCAGTCCCAGACCAACCAGATTACTCCAGTTGCAAGTAAAGATCTCCACAATCTATACTTCTTTCCAATTCAGCCCTTGAAGCTTCTTCACGCCCATCGATCCACACTTCAGAAATCCGTACGCGTACAACTCGAATCGATCCGTGTCCTTACTGATTTGGAAACACGCAAGCCCTCTCCAATGCCATCCTGCATCCTGAGCTCGTGCCATGTATTGCCACGCCACAAAAATAATCACCACCGGCCCTCACGCTTCTATGTTGTTGTTGCCAGTCTCATCATTTCTGCTACCCGCGGTATGACTGGCCTGTCGCCACCAGCCTGTCCGCCCTGCACCACGGTATGTTCACCCTCCAAGTGAACTGTCCGCCAGCCTTTCCTGGACCGTTTGCCATGTGCCCGCAAACTGTCCGACCACCACTGTCGAACTCTTATCAGTCGCTTTGTGCACCACAACCAAACACCATCGACAGCCCATGCTCATCACTGAGCACCGCAACACCGGCCTAAAGTTTGGCCAACCAGTCGAttgcctctcctcctccacctgtTGCAATATTCATCAGCGTCTCCGTAGTTTTTTTATTCTacctcatgcatgcatgcatgcacctccATAGCAACTCACGCACATGCATCTTTTGCTTCAGTCTTGCCATGCGTCCTCGGCCCAGCCGCGCTGCACGCCCTCGAAGCCGCTCCACAAGTGCCCCTTGGTCGGCCGACAACAGGCCAGCTGTGCCCCTAGGCCGAACCGGCTCCATAGGATGACAAAAAACGGCCAGAACTCCAGCCGATCATGCCCTTGCAGCTGATCGATGCCTCCTGTATGCCTTCCGAGTGGATCACGGCCACATCAACCAGCCTCACCAAAGCACGTCACCAGCCACCAGGAGCTGCACAGCATGCATGCAAAAACTCACATTTTAAATCCAAGCAATAACACATGTGGGTCTCGTTCCCTATTCAACCAACATGCATGCAAGCTCGTAACCGTCAGCCTCGCTCCTCGCGTGAACGCACCACCAGACTGCATCGATCTGCCGTCAACTCCATTCAACTGCGCCATCCCCAGCAACCATCGTACACAGCCCGGTCTCCACGTCCGCGTGACCCAAGTGCCCGACCAGCCTCCGCGCGCCTCTCGTCCGAGCCAAACAGAACACGTGAGCGAGCAGAAGTCCGTTGCACAAGTCCAGATCGGACTCCAACGCATGCATCTTCTCGCCACAGACTCCCATCCTTCAGTATGCGTGCCATCATCGGCCGTCGGTACCTGTCGGGCACGTCGAACCAGCCGCCAACGCAGACACCTCACGCCGCACATCCTCGACTATTCGACAATGAGATCCAGCTAGCAATCATAGCCACTGTCGACCCTCACGTCGACCCGCCGCAACTGTTATGTGCATCGCCTATGCGCACCAGCCGCTGCCATGCTCTACCTTGCATCGTGTCCGTCCGCACCGCCTGTGCGTTGCACGACGCCTTGTAGAAGCATAATCCTCACGCCTCTGTGTAATCTTCCACGCACCGCCcctagatccaatccaaccatggctctggtaccacttgttagaaAATTAGCCATCAGCGGAAGCAACGGATGGATCTACCGAGATGATGCGTACGATCACAGATGACACCAGAGgcacgatatttgttaacgaggtccagccgaagcctacatcctcggggcatgactatgggcgctcctccccaatTAGCAACACCAGTCGCTTCCCGGGGTTCCCGCAGACTCGCTGCCCCCTGCGAACCTGTCGCTATGTCGTCATGGTTATAAACAGCGaccctcctctcatatttatgaggaggccTGAAGACAggagtcctactaggattccaccATGTATCGCTAATACAACTCTAAGTCCTACACGTAACCAACTccgtacaattattcgacacatatccaacaCCGTCCATGGCCATGCATCCAGCAACGCACGGACCACACCCAcacgggaggaggaggaggaggaggaagaaggggacgCTTTGTTTTGTCCGCGAGCTCTGAGCCTCTGATCGAGTAAGACTGTGACACTGGCTGACACGCGGGCCAGGCTGTGAGCCACGCGACGCcaaggaaaggaaaggagaagaggaggccAAGTAATCCATGGGGGCGCGCGCGGCTCACGAGAGGAGATGAGCTGTGAGTTGTCGTGCTAGTAGCAAACAAGGGGAAGCCCCCCGTTGGGAGGGGATCGCCATCGATTTCGTGGCTTCCCGGCCACTGCTACCCTCTTTTCCATTCTTTATCTTCTCCCTGGCCGGCCCGAGACGAGAcgagacgagagagagagagaaggggagctCGGGGTTCTGGAAGGGAGAGTCAGGGATAGATAAAAGAGAGCAGCAGACGAAGGGGAAGAAAGGATGCCCCGCGGCGGCTTCTCGGGGTCGCTCAGCTCGCCCAAGATCGACGTCGTCATCGACATGGGAAACCCCTTCCTCAACCGCACCGTCGACGGCTTCCTCAAGATCGGCGCGGTCGGTTTAATCTCCCTTCTTCaatcccttcccttcccttcctctgCCATTACTATGCCCGCGCATTAGGATTTAGAATACGATCGAGAATGTGGGTGCGTGACATCTAATCGATCCCTGCTGTTTCTTGGTATGTGAATCGATCAGGTTGGCGCTTGCAAGGTGGCCGCCGAGGAGACGTTTGAGTGCCTCAACAAAGGTGCTCCGCTTCCTCCTCCCGCTTTTTACTGCTCTTGTTAACCTCAATCATGCTGCGTttgcttaatttttttctaagaaaataaaagaaatccCGGCTGTGTCAGGAATCAAAACTCATGTTGTACTTAAAAGAGGGGAATGGGGTAGATGCTGTATTATTGCCTCATTGTGCAATACTGCTAATCTCTGTTCCACAACCTAGGGCCCTTGTTCTTGTTGTATGGAAAGTCGTAGTTTTTGTGGGACACGGCTCAGAGATAGAACTGCTTGCTCAGATAGATTAAAATCCTGGGAAAAATTTTCCAATACAAGGGAAAAGGGGGTGTGGTCTCTGCAATAAAGGATGCATACAATGAAACAGCGGAGCAAGCATAACCGATTACTACAGTTAGCCATGCCATGGGATGTCGTCTGCATAGTGGACATGCGGTCGTAATTCAACGACTGAAATGGTAGGTCCATTCCAATTTTCGCTAATGCCGGTTCGCTTTAGACAGACAAGTAAATTTTAGTTCTGAACAGAAGGCCGAAGCTTGTGCAGATGATCTTACCAAATAGCTCTTAACTTCAGTTATCCTCTTATCTTTTTGTTCTCTTGTTTTTTCTTCCTTGTCGTGTGATTTGTAACTTGTTAATATTCTTCTCTTAATGAAATACTAGCAGTCCTCCTATTACTtcagaaggaaaaaaatgaacTTTTTTTCTGAACGAAGAGTTCAGTTAACTTTGGGCCTTATCTGTTGTTGTGCACCTCTAGATACGCCCAATGGTGTTTAAATTGACTGTAATATTGTACTCCACTACTCCTTTTGCTTGCTGACAATGTTATCAGCAGCTAGGAATGTATGCTGCAATATTTCACTGGCAAGCAGGACAAGAAGCTCACAGAGTGCCCTTCTATGAACTCAGTGTAACAAAAATTTCTTTTGTTCCTTTGCAGGAGATGTTTCAAAGCACAAGCTTGAGCATGCAGTAAGTATTTCCACAATGCTTGTTTCACTTCACCTGGTTCTTCAATATTTCTAGCTTGATGCCCATTTTCACTTGGAGAACATATGGTGGTCCAGTTCGCCGTCAACCTTGCCAATTAGATAATTGTATAGTGGAAGTGCCTAAATGTTACTACATAAATATGGATGCCCTTAAATTATCCCCCATGGAGAATGGTTATCTCACTTAGTCACTTGAGATtacaaaaacatattttatgtAGTCACTTGAGATtacaaaaacatattttatgcATGCAACAAATCTCCAGTTATAGTTTCAATCCAATATGTTGCCGCAGATATTATGTGTAGCTCCCCAAGGTAGAAAAATTGAACTTAAACCCTGCACTTCTATTGCATAATTGCATCGTGCTTGTTCATATGTGAAAATTCAGTTGCCTTATTTACATTATAGTAATATATTTTGCTGAATATCTATGCAGCTGAAGAAAATGTGCAAGGAGGGTGCATATTGGGGTAACTGCTTGGCAATTTgtacctctttttttttttttgaactcaAATGAATGCACTGGCATCAATCCATGATCCATTCTTCTTTTGTACTTCGCCTGATTCAGATGTTTCTTTGACAAAAATGCAGGTACTGTTGCTGGAGTTTATGTGGGCTTGGAGTATGGAGTGGAACGGATCCGTGGTCACAGTGACTGGGTATTAAATATCTGAGACTGAAATCATTTTCAAGATTCTTGCAGTGAATTGAACCCTGTGTGAAGGAAAACTTATTTGCCTGCCTTTCAGAAAAAAAGTTGGTCTGTCCACTTGAAATGTAGATCTTAAAACTATTTGGTTAAGATTCTTCTATAGGTAGTTCTCGAGAATATTTAGGATCTATATTGGCACTGGCATCTCATACGTCTGTATTCCTTTTACTTCAGTTTGCCTCCTTAACCAAAGATCAGATGTGTCTCACATTGTGCTAGTTATGTTACCGATTCCGATCCATCACAAGGTGGTTGATTTTTTGTTCGAGCCAGGAGGATATGCCCCGGCTTCAACTAAACAAATCATTATACAATATACCACAAAACAGCTGATTCTGTAGTCAGTTCATTCCTTGCGTGATTTTAGTCATTTTTGGTATCATGGTGTATGGTGCTCATTaatcttccttctcttttctggTACTCCTGCAGAAGAATGCAATGATCGGAGGTGCCTTAACTGGTGCGCTGATCTCTGCTGCCAGCAACCACCACAGAGACAAGGTCATCAAGGATGCCATCACCGGAGGCGCCGTTGCGACAGCCGTTGAGTTCATCAACTACCTTACCTAGTTCTGTAACTGCATTTGCAGTGCTATTACCGGACAATAAGAATAAGGACTTCTTCACTGAAGCCATGTTAAGTTCAATAAGCTACCTTCTTCAATCTTCGTCTCCTTGTCGGTACTTTTGCTTTGTGTGCATGTCCTGGGCAACCGTTTTTCGTTATCTTTGCTGTTTGCATTTATCACTGTGATTCTATGATGGTTTAACTGATGGAAAACATATATGCAAGTTGCAACAACTGGGGAGAAAGTCTTGTGTGCCATGATTGCTTATGGTATTGAATCTTCATGACAGGGAAATGCCTGaacttttcaaatgttttgtacATTGCTAGAAagagggaaaactgcaaaaacccccccaaaagtcacttggattttgactttcccccccaaaagttattttgttgcaaaaaaccccctaaaagtttgactttgttgcaaaaaaccccataaaaatttaaaaaactaaaaaaatcattcaaaaattctaaaaaaaactaaagacaattctaagaccttctgtgaaattttttttcaaaaataatatcctttgcatcatatttcatggagaggaagtttggaaaaaaaagataaatgtgcaactcatttattaactcatgttattttaactttttcatgtctaccattatttttcctacacaaataattgtttaagtaaactaataaaagtggtttcactaattttgggggtgttatggattagttatgaattaatctatctgtaacacatttactcaatcctgcacgttataataactaattcaagatttcatgtatttttacaagatagaggatcatgtaagaagactaaaaaattttgtttcatgatttttggattagtaaataattaactatgcatttaactcgaattaataaatgagttgcaagtttttcttttttttcaaacttactctccatgaaatgtgatgcaaaggatattattttttaaaacaaatttcacaaaaggtcttataattgtctctagtttttttttagaattttttgtgattttttaatttttttttgaatttttgggggtgtttttgcaacaaaatcaaacatttggggggttttttgcaacaaaacaacttttgggggggaaagtcaaaatccaagtgacttttgggggggtttttgcatttatcccctAGAAAGAAGATGGCAATGATAATTCCCTGCAATTTCTAGGTCTCCaacttcatcagtgtcggtGTTAAGAACAGTGAGTCCCCTCGTGGACGGTTTCACGCtggtaagatatcagcaggtgCTGTATACCATATTTGTCCGGAACCGTGGTCACCCCGCGCGACCAACCAACGACCACGCAACCAGACTCTCCGACCAAGCTCCGCGACCAGTCATCAGGTCACGGGAGTAAACCCCGtgaccagtctcctctggtcgtGGGACAGGTATATGTCTAAACAGtttaatcacaataaatgctttttcatttgattatttttcttcACCAAGTTCTCTTTTTGGTCGTCTACGGCGTGATCGGCGCAGAGCTGCCGTGTCAtgtcctgtagcatttaatgctatgggaagGCCTAACAGGTGTGGTAGGAGGTCTTTTGCAGGTGCGTAGGCGGCGCGTGGAGATGGGACAGGGCAATTCGGGCGATCGGGATGACGCAGACGGTAgagcgatgggacaggctctgTAGCGCCGAAAAGTAAATGggatacgtctgctcttagtaatgatgggcctagtAGGAAGTTCTAGCTAGGTCTGGATCTATGTCCTGATTCACGTGTAAATTATCTCTCCTTCTGATGTATAAAGGGAGGAGTGTCAGGCTTGTAAAGAGATGGAAAAAAGAGAGGcctggagaagaagaaggccgAGGAGAAGGTTTGGCAAGAATatcatctgtaaccaacttagactaaagaaaagaatacacaggatgtagggctattactcTAAGGGGGTTTGAATCTGGATAATcttcggtgttcttgagttgcacatacacaaataGATTCAGCAGATGCatcccgaacaaagatcacgcacccactatCTAACATACTCCGAAATCACTGTCAGAAATTTACCCTCGACAATCAGATAATTTGGCTTAGTTTGGTGAAAGATTAATTATCATCATGATCAATCCGTCTATCTTATTGTCACCCCTAGTTGTACTCATAGGTtttttttggaatattgtttGATTCCATTGTCTAAAAAACCCCtagttgtactttttttttctctcaggTATGCGTATAGACTCTGTAAACTTTCAGAAATTATAGTCTTATGCTAAATGCACTGATCTTGATCTTTCATTCATTTGATTCTAAACGATAGCATATCactaaaatgaaaaagaaaacaaaataaatgtaacaccctactttacaaccaagcctatttattaaaaaaaaagaaattttaacagtatttcctctatagagaggtataactgaccacaagaaatatcacaggcaggcagaaacagatataaccagcatatatatagagtctgccacgacgctaccagcgtcgtaccacaacacaaacaaaaacaaacgatgaaccatcagacacaccacttgtatacaccggttgagctatcgatatcgtgataagttagtgtgtgcagctaccgagatccatccccaaaatgcacgtcaacatctaaacatacctgtaaagaaaacacgggtgagattcaaaaatctcagcaagtgaaaggtactttaacaaaaagctatttagccacagttgaatgtgttaacaattctaaatagaaactagtaatgaaacagaccgccaacactaggagaaacagttatgactaagcaagtccaacgataacattaaacattttaacattcggttggtataagccttcagagccgcatatatatctatatacatgctaactaaaggaaataagatttgatatgaataattcattgaatttcacaagaagacataaccatgcacatgacatgctcttctcacccttacccctcctcgggtaacgtaagggtgtgcaccgtacccctcctcgggtgacatacggtactgtaccggtacggtcgcggccagaagacgacgacaaacttccaatgcatgagacatatatgtatgacgtgcttcaagcataaccaacataacttccggaatatgcttgagacttaaaaaaaaacattgcatacaacactaatgcacaactgcagaatggcatatcgtgcctactgcacttcataaatcaatcatcgagtaaacttctggaaacgtaaacaacatagtactcagcccagaatcagtcattcagattagatgaatgcactgtaattaaagaatgtaggcaacccaatattaggttaaagcatagtcatacaatacattcacttgcctttaccgacgatgaagaaaattcgatcaagaacgtccggaaatagtaccacctgtacaggcatactatcagaactaaaacacatttaaaacacataaaatatgaagcgtcaattctacgtctgaaaacgtcACGTATACGCCTACATTCCGAAAAACTGAACATAcaattgtatcacatgaaatgatacactattttcaattcagagtcgaactaaaatctcactaattagacttcgctctgatgatcgaaataaatacttcgactcggatatcgtatattcgaatcaataatgattatcgaaacgaaacagactattgatcacatgaaataatacgacaggaattgattgatttgatttaatcaaatCACAAATatccagaaattaccgagaaatcgccttcgaaagattgacgacgaatccgacgaaatcccgaaatttccaacttttcctttttttttctttttttttttcctttcttccttcttcttttttttttcttctcttttcttttcttttctctttcttccttcttcctgcTCTTCGCTCGGCGCTGCTGGCTGCTTGCTTGCTCGCTCTTGCGGCTCTCACACGGTGATGCATggcacgacggcggcggcgcagcgcgACAGCGGCGGCGCAGCGCACGCTGCAGCGGCGCGCAGGGGCGTCGGCGAGCAGCACGCACGGCGGCGAGCAGGCGG includes:
- the LOC133929736 gene encoding outer envelope pore protein 16, chloroplastic-like, with translation MPNMGVGVDVVWLGSRWPNSIGVAIDMSGPLLNRAVHGFLKVGAVAACKVAAEDAFEWLSSGADSKHKHALKRMCNEGAYWGAVAGVYEATAHGVEQIRGRSDWKNALIGGALTGALISAATATAGSSNDKQRGKVIKDAIAGGAVATAVEFINRRSRVDLVPITSGDANEIATTWERQDATDAGRGTRQASKDSDPVAFEWDRPARPVLGKGVLPSSSEEEKGGEGKRGEEDS
- the LOC133928281 gene encoding outer envelope pore protein 16, chloroplastic-like, which translates into the protein MPRGGFSGSLSSPKIDVVIDMGNPFLNRTVDGFLKIGAVGACKVAAEETFECLNKGDVSKHKLEHALKKMCKEGAYWGTVAGVYVGLEYGVERIRGHSDWKNAMIGGALTGALISAASNHHRDKVIKDAITGGAVATAVEFINYLT
- the LOC133928282 gene encoding uncharacterized protein LOC133928282 isoform X2, with the protein product MDRPSTQSIQTLLAFVSLCVSLLCVARCCQDCSPARACVRALLAATRRRRAATATRCPPARRHHRLLAAVRAARRRPCAPLQRALRRRCRAAPPPSCHASPCESRKSEQASSQQRRAKSRKKEEREKKRKEKKKKRRRKKGKKKRKKKEKLEISGFRRIRRQSFEGDFSVVLFPDVLDRIFFIVGKGMFRC
- the LOC133928282 gene encoding uncharacterized protein LOC133928282 isoform X1, producing the protein MDRPSTQSIQTLLAFVSLCVSLLCVARCCQDCSPARACVRALLAATRRRRAATATRCPPARRHHRLLAAVRAARRRPCAPLQRALRRRCRAAPPPSCHASPCESRKSEQASSQQRRAKSRKKEEREKKRKEKKKKRRRKKGKKKRKKKEKLEISGFRRIRRQSFEGDFSVVLFPDVLDRIFFIVGKEVYSMIDL